A portion of the Nitrospira defluvii genome contains these proteins:
- the ruvB gene encoding Holliday junction branch migration DNA helicase RuvB, whose protein sequence is MTERTVSSQLTDDERGLETALRPQSLQEYVGQPRMKESLEICIEAAKRRGEALDHAIFYGPPGLGKTTIAHIIAREMGSAIRSTSGLVLSHAGDLAAILTNLQERDVLFIDEIHRLPASVEEALYPAMEDYQLDLVIGQGASTRTVKLELPRFTLVGATTRAGALTSPLRDRFGLVHRLEFYTPRELTAIVTRSAGLLHIPIDEAGAAEIARRARGTPRIVNRLIKRIRDYAEIKAQGRITRSVAQEALVWLAVDTAGLDEMDRRIVLTVIEKFNGGPVGVDSLAAAVQEDKGTLEDVYEPYLIQAGFLERTGRGRQATRLAFDHFKKQKDLLSFSGGTESVTTP, encoded by the coding sequence ATGACCGAGCGCACGGTGAGCAGCCAACTGACCGACGATGAACGTGGCCTCGAAACGGCACTGCGCCCGCAGAGTCTGCAAGAGTACGTCGGCCAGCCACGGATGAAAGAGTCTCTGGAGATTTGTATCGAAGCCGCCAAACGACGGGGAGAGGCGTTGGATCATGCCATTTTTTACGGCCCGCCCGGCTTGGGCAAGACGACGATCGCGCATATCATCGCCCGTGAGATGGGGTCGGCCATTCGCTCGACCTCCGGCTTGGTGCTGAGTCATGCCGGCGACCTTGCGGCGATCTTGACCAATTTGCAGGAACGGGACGTACTGTTTATCGATGAAATTCACCGCTTGCCGGCTTCGGTGGAGGAAGCTCTCTATCCGGCAATGGAAGACTATCAATTGGATTTGGTCATCGGTCAGGGTGCTTCAACCAGGACCGTGAAGCTGGAGCTGCCTCGGTTTACCCTGGTCGGCGCCACCACGAGGGCTGGGGCATTGACCTCACCGCTCAGGGATCGCTTCGGATTGGTTCACCGCCTGGAGTTTTATACCCCCCGGGAGTTGACCGCCATTGTCACCCGCTCAGCCGGATTGCTCCATATCCCCATCGACGAGGCCGGTGCGGCGGAGATTGCCCGTCGGGCTCGCGGCACGCCACGCATCGTGAACAGACTGATCAAGCGCATTCGAGATTATGCGGAGATCAAAGCGCAGGGGCGGATCACCAGGTCAGTGGCGCAGGAGGCCCTGGTGTGGTTGGCGGTCGATACGGCTGGGCTGGATGAGATGGATCGACGTATCGTGCTCACGGTCATCGAGAAATTCAATGGCGGGCCGGTCGGGGTCGACTCCCTGGCGGCTGCTGTGCAGGAGGACAAGGGCACACTCGAGGACGTCTACGAGCCCTATCTGATCCAGGCAGGTTTCCTGGAACGGACCGGCCGCGGTCGACAAGCGACTAGGCTCGCATTCGATCACTTCAAAAAACAGAAAGATCTGCTCTCCTTCTCCGGTGGAACGGAGTCCGTCACAACCCCTTGA
- the ruvA gene encoding Holliday junction branch migration protein RuvA produces the protein MIALLTGHLAFKAPSHLTLDVHGVGYEVLIPLSTYYSLPNQHESVTLSIHTHVREDAIQLYGFLTGAEKEAFLLLTGISGIGPKLGLSVLSTLSVKDLFSAIQAGDTEKLGTVPGIGKKSAARIALELKDKVAKLHPVCTSDDSGNGQPVSPLYDDALSALVNLGYRQPDVKEALKRVEKSGAMAQGLEQVIREALKDLAKG, from the coding sequence ATGATCGCCTTACTGACAGGCCACTTGGCCTTCAAGGCGCCTTCGCATCTGACGCTCGATGTTCACGGCGTCGGCTACGAAGTCCTGATTCCCCTCAGTACCTACTATTCTCTGCCTAATCAGCATGAGTCCGTCACGCTCAGCATCCACACCCATGTGCGAGAGGATGCGATTCAGCTCTATGGGTTTCTCACGGGAGCTGAGAAAGAGGCCTTTCTGCTTCTGACCGGCATTTCCGGCATCGGACCGAAGTTGGGGTTGAGCGTCCTGTCGACGCTGTCCGTCAAGGACCTGTTCTCGGCCATTCAAGCCGGTGATACCGAAAAGCTTGGAACGGTGCCGGGGATCGGCAAAAAATCAGCCGCCAGGATTGCATTGGAGCTCAAGGACAAGGTGGCGAAGCTCCATCCGGTGTGTACATCGGACGACAGCGGAAACGGACAACCGGTAAGTCCTCTGTATGATGATGCCCTGTCGGCTCTCGTGAATCTCGGGTATCGGCAGCCGGATGTGAAAGAGGCGCTGAAGCGGGTCGAAAAGTCCGGCGCGATGGCGCAGGGCCTAGAGCAGGTGATTCGAGAGGCACTGAAAGACCTTGCCAAGGGGTGA
- a CDS encoding YebC/PmpR family DNA-binding transcriptional regulator, whose protein sequence is MGGHSHWATIKRHKSAVDAKRGKIFTRIIRELTIAARSGGDPDGNPRLRLAIAKAKEANMPGDTMKKAIQRGTGELPGVTYEEFTLEGYGPGGTAVLMEITSDNRNRTVAEIRSLLTKNGGNMAEAGAVSWQFHKKGVLVVEKGKVEEDALLTIALEAGAEDVKVGDKAFEVLTSPQDFEAVKKALADAKIEYTLAELNFIPQNTIALEEKAAEQMLKLMEILDEHDDVQKVHANFDISDEVMEKVAAATA, encoded by the coding sequence ATGGGTGGCCATAGCCATTGGGCAACAATCAAGCGGCATAAGTCGGCAGTGGATGCCAAGCGGGGCAAAATTTTCACCCGTATTATCCGTGAATTGACCATCGCGGCGCGGTCGGGCGGTGATCCCGATGGCAATCCGCGGTTGCGGCTGGCCATTGCCAAGGCCAAAGAAGCCAACATGCCCGGCGATACCATGAAGAAGGCCATTCAGCGCGGCACCGGGGAACTTCCCGGCGTCACGTATGAGGAGTTCACCCTGGAAGGATACGGTCCCGGGGGGACAGCAGTGCTGATGGAAATTACTTCGGACAACCGAAATCGCACGGTTGCGGAGATTCGAAGTTTGTTGACCAAGAACGGCGGCAATATGGCGGAGGCGGGTGCCGTCTCTTGGCAGTTCCACAAAAAAGGTGTCTTGGTCGTCGAAAAAGGCAAAGTCGAAGAAGATGCGCTTCTCACCATCGCGTTGGAAGCGGGTGCAGAAGATGTGAAGGTCGGGGACAAGGCCTTTGAAGTGTTGACCAGCCCGCAAGATTTCGAAGCCGTGAAAAAGGCTCTTGCCGACGCGAAGATTGAGTATACGCTTGCCGAACTGAACTTCATTCCTCAGAATACGATTGCCTTGGAGGAGAAAGCGGCGGAGCAGATGTTGAAGCTGATGGAAATTCTGGACGAGCACGATGACGTCCAAAAGGTGCATGCCAACTTCGACATTTCCGATGAAGTGATGGAGAAGGTGGCCGCTGCCACCGCGTAA
- a CDS encoding PCP reductase family protein yields MKFVCLNCETYMTFQKVEKPGEGSLGVFFGCPSCDAKFSMVTNPGETQMVASLGVKLGGRTETAEPFEMTRGTLKDEAQAGAGQMAAYLNEKIQGGQPATAKPAAPAASGEKTSGGCPFSAMVAEMGLTSGGKPQNGTGASEFTWTPDAKEKLERLPSFVKPMVQSSVEAYARKHGYKSITLQVMDDSKNDSPNGIAWTKDAEQRMDNIPDFIRPMARREIERIAKERGLAEITAQVMDEAKEKFMKFM; encoded by the coding sequence ATGAAGTTCGTTTGCCTGAACTGCGAGACCTACATGACGTTTCAGAAGGTCGAAAAACCCGGTGAGGGCTCACTCGGTGTGTTCTTCGGCTGTCCATCGTGCGACGCAAAGTTTTCCATGGTAACCAACCCCGGTGAGACGCAGATGGTCGCGTCCCTCGGCGTGAAGCTTGGAGGCCGAACAGAGACGGCGGAGCCATTCGAGATGACCCGTGGAACCCTGAAGGATGAAGCACAGGCCGGCGCAGGGCAGATGGCGGCATATCTCAACGAGAAGATCCAGGGTGGTCAACCGGCGACGGCAAAACCTGCCGCTCCGGCAGCCAGCGGAGAAAAAACCAGCGGGGGATGTCCGTTCTCGGCGATGGTCGCGGAGATGGGGCTGACCTCCGGTGGGAAGCCTCAGAACGGCACTGGCGCCAGTGAATTTACCTGGACCCCGGATGCCAAAGAAAAACTGGAGCGCCTCCCGTCGTTCGTGAAGCCAATGGTGCAAAGCAGCGTCGAGGCCTATGCGCGTAAACACGGATATAAGTCGATTACGCTGCAAGTCATGGATGATTCCAAGAACGATTCGCCCAACGGAATTGCCTGGACGAAAGATGCCGAGCAGCGTATGGATAACATCCCTGACTTCATCCGTCCGATGGCCAGACGAGAAATCGAACGGATTGCCAAGGAGCGGGGCTTGGCCGAGATCACCGCGCAAGTGATGGACGAGGCCAAGGAAAAGTTTATGAAATTTATGTAG
- a CDS encoding Mrp/NBP35 family ATP-binding protein — protein sequence MTMAAGKDLKSILTKLQYSDDAKVVQQITAQMKQVQARMAGIKRKLVVMSGKGGVGKSMTTVNLALAFARQGVKVGLLDVDLNGPCVPRMMGLHGQSLTMTPDGALPPVGPLGIKVASMDFFLGDASPVRWKGPMDLSPVWLGLMEMNVIREFLADVAWGELDYLLADLPPGAAADKPPVIAGFIPDLAGAIVVTTPSEVASDVVQKSVTYARDMGIRVLGIVENMSEYRCPSCGAENELFEGNTEAMCEVLDLPLLGRIPFDRTLAKTFDKGQPLLDPDYPTIRKYQDIVGRIQALLDYKKVLAEKL from the coding sequence ATGACCATGGCTGCCGGAAAGGATCTCAAGTCGATCCTGACAAAACTGCAGTATTCCGACGACGCGAAAGTCGTGCAACAGATTACCGCGCAGATGAAGCAGGTGCAGGCTCGTATGGCCGGCATCAAGCGGAAGCTTGTGGTGATGAGCGGGAAGGGTGGCGTCGGGAAGAGCATGACCACCGTGAATCTCGCGTTGGCATTCGCACGCCAGGGAGTCAAGGTTGGATTGCTCGATGTGGATTTGAACGGTCCCTGTGTTCCGCGGATGATGGGTTTGCATGGCCAGTCGTTGACCATGACCCCCGATGGAGCATTGCCGCCGGTCGGACCGCTCGGGATCAAAGTCGCCTCGATGGATTTTTTCCTCGGCGATGCGTCACCGGTCCGGTGGAAGGGCCCGATGGATCTGAGCCCCGTGTGGCTGGGATTGATGGAAATGAACGTGATCCGGGAGTTCCTCGCCGATGTGGCGTGGGGCGAGCTGGATTATCTTCTCGCCGACTTGCCTCCAGGAGCGGCCGCGGATAAACCGCCTGTCATTGCGGGGTTCATCCCGGATCTGGCTGGGGCAATCGTCGTGACGACACCGTCGGAGGTGGCGTCTGATGTCGTGCAGAAATCAGTGACCTACGCCAGGGACATGGGCATCCGGGTGTTAGGCATTGTGGAAAATATGAGCGAGTATCGGTGCCCGTCCTGTGGCGCTGAGAATGAACTGTTCGAGGGGAATACCGAGGCGATGTGCGAGGTGTTGGACTTGCCGTTGTTGGGTCGTATTCCCTTCGATCGTACCCTCGCCAAGACGTTCGATAAGGGGCAACCGCTTCTCGATCCTGACTATCCGACCATTCGGAAGTATCAGGACATTGTCGGGCGGATTCAAGCGTTATTGGATTATAAAAAAGTCCTGGCGGAAAAGCTGTAA